In Glandiceps talaboti chromosome 6, keGlaTala1.1, whole genome shotgun sequence, one DNA window encodes the following:
- the LOC144437005 gene encoding low-density lipoprotein receptor class A domain-containing protein 2-like gives MIPKKFLFVCLVVVALSAKKVSTTIYMDENCGRTFIRNGDRLKSQRSTTHSNNLDCTLTLTAPALYDYIGLDFEWMALEEGFEPDTCHDYLEVYDGPNIVTPLLRLRACGFGTPLDLHSLGDTLTLRLVTDFIIVNEGFSLIFTSYNTAIEGACNVTNDFHCGNFRCIDQSLLCDGKNNCGNNNDEQNCPDNGGGAIFAGNRNLSMVILLFFLSLCIKKFVL, from the exons ATGATCCCAAAGAAGTTTTTGTTCGTGTGCTTGGTGGTTGTCGCTCTGAGTGCCAAAAAAGTATCGACAACAA TTTACATGGATGAAAACTGTGGTAGAACATTTATACGCAATGGCGACAGATTGAAATCCCAACGTTCGACAACTCACAGTAATAACTTAGACTGTACTTTAACACTGACGGCACCAGCATTGTATGATTACATTGGCctggat TTTGAGTGGATGGCTCTCGAGGAAGGATTCGAGCCTGATACGTGTCACGACTACTTAGAGGTATACGATGGGCCGAACATTGTAACGCCGTTGTTACGACTCAGGGCATGTGGCTTTGGCACACCGCTTGATCTACACTCCCTGGGTGATACATTGACCCTGAGACTAGTCACAGATTTTATCATCGTCAATGAGGGCTTCTCACTTATCTTCACATCATACAATACAG CTATTGAAGGAGCATGTAATGTAACTAATGATTTCCATTGTGGCAACTTCCGTTGTATTGATCAATCGTTGCTATGCGACGGTAAAAACAACTGCGGTAATAACAATGACGAACAGAACTGTCCGGATAATG GCGGTGGAGCTATTTTCGCGGGAAATCGGAATCTCTCCATGGTCATTCTCTTGTTTTTCTTGTCTCTGTGTATTaagaaatttgttttgtaa
- the LOC144437006 gene encoding E3 ubiquitin-protein ligase TRIM71-like encodes MAVANRVEHELDEQFLQCPICRRRFESPKILSCFHTFCESCLMPMTQPEHDKLECPLCHTKHKLHRLGVKSLPDNRFINDLVAFVNAKTKSYDSEQNKLCQGCRSVASNYCVTCGDHLCGLCGKIHKNMTVSRTHYLVELHSAEYEDIFGGISPFQRPIVCPIHPSNELKLYCETCKVPICLECALLEPSSDGHKGHKNSHLKMAVEKRASGLRDLKNFVDRRVIKVKRNMDSLQSIAENLISERNELGMEIHEHAQQLIRLISDQEETMLKDVKMKYDIRRKLLTQKYNNLELHLASLQTCSEHAEGLLGRGNNVGFLYLERQAEARMRELVNTQIEIEPEQTGHLHFIRNESLVQNIIEKEIGSISSSPVLAMMSTSRQDGRRHAQKLPKLEQVLDGQPVPKFRRLLKIRHDRGSDGYIRKPRGILVTQFGYIMVADPVNSRVVIYDSDGNYKRKIFLPEKGTFKPVGMCLIGNNEVAMTDKGGNNRIVISDLGGNFKTHFGQGELQAPVGIAASPNGKIYVIDKEPHFIKVYRRSGKLVRQFGGAISLREKMRNPSHIAITSTNNLVIADADIKRVLMFDSHGRFLYSIGSTGKGSGEFTNLRGLALDKFNNIFVCSEHRLQMFRDDGTPVCRVDSDDDALIYPNCATVTDSYPYKVFVTGDEFDGYVTVYQLDQ; translated from the coding sequence ATGGCGGTGGCAAATCGTGTTGAACACGAGCTGGACGAACAATTTCTCCAGTGTCCAATATGTAGAAGGAGATTTGAAAGTCCGAagattttgtcatgttttcacACGTTTTGCGAGTCGTGCTTGATGCCTATGACTCAGCCAGAACATGACAAACTAGAGTGTCCACTGTgtcatacaaaacataaactccACAGACTTGGTGTTAAATCACTACCAGATAACCGTTTTATCAACGACCTAGTAGCATTTGTAAATGCCAAGACCAAGTCTTATGATTCGGAACAAAATAAACTTTGCCAGGGATGTCGATCTGTTGCTTCCAATTACTGCGTTACTTGCGGAGACCATCTTTGTGGGTTGTGtggaaaaatacacaaaaatatgACCGTTTCAAGGACTCATTATCTCGTAGAGTTGCACTCAGCAGAGTATGAAGACATATTTGGCGGGATATCCCCATTTCAGCGGCCAATCGTCTGCCCAATTCATCCCTCAAACGAACTAAAACTTTATTGCGAAACGTGTAAAGTTCCTATCTGTCTGGAATGTGCGTTATTGGAACCAAGTAGTGATGGACACAAGGGGCACAAAAACAGTCATTTGAAAATGGCAGTTGAAAAACGGGCCTCGGGGCTAAGGGATTTGAAGAACTTTGTCGACAGAAGAGTCATAAAAGTGAAGCGGAATATGGACAGTTTACAGAGTATTGCAGAAAATTTAATCAGCGAGCGCAATGAGTTGGGCATGGAGATTCATGAGCATGCGCAACAATTGATTAGACTGATATCCGACCAGGAGGAAACGATGTTGAAAGATGTCAAAATGAAGTATGATATCAGACGTAAACTTCTTACtcaaaaatataacaatttaGAATTACATTTAGCTTCATTGCAAACTTGTTCGGAGCATGCCGAGGGATTACTAGGTCGGGGCAACAACGTAGGTTTCCTGTACTTAGAGAGACAGGCTGAAGCAAGAATGAGAGAACTTGTAAACACGCAAATCGAGATAGAACCAGAACAAACTGGACATCTCCACTTCATAAGGAACGAATCATTGGTGCAAAACATCATCGAGAAGGAAATTGGTAGTATCTCCTCTAGTCCCGTTCTCGCAATGATGTCAACATCTCGTCAAGATGGCAGGCGCCATGCACAAAAACTACCGAAACTTGAACAAGTCTTGGATGGTCAGCCAGTGCCAAAGTTTCGAAGACTTCTCAAAATTCGACACGATCGAGGATCTGACGGCTATATTAGAAAACCCCGAGGGATACTGGTGACACAGTTTGGGTATATCATGGTTGCAGATCCGGTCAATAGCCGTGTTGTAATTTACGACAGTGACGGTAACTACAAGAGAAAAATATTTCTGCCAGAGAAGGGAACGTTTAAACCTGTAGGAATGTGCTTAATTGGCAATAATGAAGTCGCCATGACGGATAAAGGTGGAAATAATCGTATCGTTATCTCAGACCTCGGTGGCAACTTTAAAACACACTTTGGCCAGGGAGAGTTGCAGGCTCCTGTTGGGATAGCCGCCTCTCCTAACGGAAAGATATATGTCATCGATAAAGAACCGCACTTCATCAAAGTATACAGAAGAAGCGGGAAATTGGTACGACAGTTTGGTGGCGCAATTAGCTTACGTGAGAAAATGCGAAATCCATCCCACATCGCAATTACGAGCACCAACAATCTTGTCATTGCTGATGCAGATATCAAACGAGTACTTATGTTTGACTCCCATGGCCGCTTTCTGTACTCAATCGGGTCAACCGGGAAAGGGTCTGGGGAATTTACAAATCTGCGAGGCCTTGCCCTTGACAAGTTCAACAACATCTTTGTGTGCAGCGAACACCGTCTCCAAATGTTCCGTGATGATGGAACACCAGTCTGCAGGGTAGATTCGGATGATGACGCTCTGATTTATCCAAATTGTGCAACAGTCACGGACAGCTACCCATATAAAGTATTTGTCACTGGGGATGAATTTGATGGCTACGTCACAGTTTATCAGCTAGACCAGTGA